A window of Pseudophryne corroboree isolate aPseCor3 chromosome 1, aPseCor3.hap2, whole genome shotgun sequence genomic DNA:
cagagacacaggtcagaggaatgagatgaagtccaaggcaaggactgactcaccctgctgctcctgatataccccccggtctgcaggtattggttGGGAGTGAATGGGAGGTGCGACCAGGCTCTGGATTGGCTGATGTGGAAGAGCTGACGGGGACTGTCATGGCAGCGACCATGCTGTCGTTTGACGGGAATTTGGCGTGCGTGCACACCTGCTGACAAAAGGAGTGTCCTTAGGCCCAAAATGGCATTTAGCGACAAGGTGAGCAGTAGCAGCGAGACATGGGAGCCTCAGACGGAGGTTGCACCGGCGAACaggtgcagctgcagtaagtcgattcctgacagtaccccctcctttatgggtgggcaccgaacacccacgtggtttggaagagtgagttctgtggaaaacatgatcaacctgggagcgtggacatctgtagcatttacccaactcctctcctcaggaccataaccggaccaatcgataaggtattgcagacgaccataccggcaaCGTGAATCCtgaatcttctctatttcaaactcAATGCCCCTCTGAGTTCGTACTTCGGGGCCAACGGGAAGAGctttttggaaacgattcaggatcaagggtctaaggagggagacatgaaaggcattaggtattcgcaaataaggaggcaatctgagcttgtacgctacaggactgatgactGTCAATGGGGAAAGGACTAATAaagcgtggtgcaaatttcattgatggcactctgagacgaaggttccgggtGGAGAGCCAAACCTTATCGTTAGGTTTTAAGCTGGGAACTGCATGTCTTTTGTGGTCAGCAAAGAACTTGTAACGGcttgaggcctttttaagggaaTTATGAATTTTTCTCCAAGTAGACGGAAACTGgtttagaacagaagtggctgcaggaacatcaatgtttggtagatcttggaattctgggacacgaggatgttgcccatatacagcaaagaacggggtggtctccgtggcagtatgatagcgaaagttgtgagcaaattctgccggaagcaggtctacccagtcatcttgggaagaggaaatataaagtctcaagaaggtctccaattcttgattcaccctctcagtctgtccattcgtctgagggtggtaggctgacgagaacttaagtttaacttgtagggcagaacagagagctctccaaaatattgctacgaactgaactccacggtcagatataatttcagtaggcagtccatgtagGCGAAAAATCTCCCATAGGAAGACTTGACCAAGTTTTGGAGCAGAAGGAAGTCCCTGGAGTGgaacaaagtgggccattttggtaaacctgtcgacaactacccagatggtatcgaatccttgagaggagggtagatcggagatgaagtccatggacaggtgagaccagggacagCTGGGTAttgataacggctgtaactgacctgccggagactgacggggagtcttatGCTAGGCACATTTGGGGCAGGATGCCACGTAATCCTGGATGTCAACCTACATTTtaggccaccagtaagtttcagacaggaacttgaaagtttttaggacaccaggatgacctgtgaacttagactgatgagcccaagacaacaacttggaacaaagctcaggagaaacaaatatCTTGCCAGGAGGTGGAACAGGAGTGACTTGAGCCGAGGCAAACACGACTGGATTCAAAACAGAATGAGGAACTGGATCGGGAATCTCCTCTTCAGGTCCCATAGAacgggacagagcatcagctttggtattctgggaacctggacggaaatgaagcttgaagttgAAATGAGAGAATaacattgcccaccgggcctggcgaggattgagacactgggctgcctttaagtagagcaggTTCTTGTGATCAGTGTAGATGTTAAAAGGATACTTTGCCccctccaggagatacctccactcctcaagggccagtttgatcgccagtaattcttggtcaccgatggagcaattagcttccgcaggaagaAATTTGTGAGAAAAGAACCCACAGGGATGAATTTTTCCATCGGCCcctacttgggagagaacagctccaactcctatgtAGAAGCATCTACttccaactcgaacggcttgttaatatctggttgtgacagaactggagcggacataaaagcctgcTTAACTCTCTGAAATGCGGCCAagtcatcttctgaccagttggaatggtctgccccttttcgagttaagttggtaataggagcgatgagagttgagaatcctctgttGAACTTCCTATAGTAATTAGCAAATCCcaagaatcgctgaatggacttgagtgtACTCGGAGtggaccaattagcaatagcttctaattttgtGGGGTCCATCTGGAGATATGATCCGGAAATTACATACCCTAAgaagggtatggaaggaacttcgaaggtacatttagacaacttgccgtagagacgattctcacgaagacgtcggaggacctcacgaacttgcaTACAATGCGAGGAGAAatcttgagagaagataaggatatcatacaaatagactacaagatatttgtacaggacatcacagaaaatgtaattaacaaagtgctggaacactgctggggcattgctcaacccaaacggcattacaaggtactcgtaatgaccatcccgagtgttaaaggcggtcttccattcatcgccACTTcgaattctgatgagattgtaggcaccgcggagatctaacttagtgaaaatgcgggctcccttgTCTCTATCAAATAATTccgtgatgagaggtaatggatagctatttttgatggtaatatcgttgagcccccgaTAATCGATGCAtgtacgtaatcctccatctttctttttaacaaagaaaaaaaaccctCCGGCGGGCGAAGAAGagagggcggatgaatcctttctgtaaattctccctgatgtactcactcattgcctcagtttcaggtacagataacgggtaagtacgccccctaggtggcttcttgccggggatgagatcgatgggacaatcccactctctatggagcAGCAGAACAttggcggccttttcgctgaagacgtcagtgaaatcTTGGTAGGCTACTGGGAGACTTGACTGAATTTTAACTTCTGAGGACCTCACAGGATGAACTTGGGCTAGACAGaactgatgacaatgtgaaccccaagaagtcagttgtaacgtgagCCAGTTAATCttcggattatgtagctggagccagggcatacccaaaacgatctcctgagtTGCCTTAGGGATGACGAGGAACTTGATTAATtcggaatgcaggaacccgactcccaaaacaactggcttggtttgatggGAGATGgaacccttggagattcggctaccatccactgcagtggtaTAGACTGGGTATGTGAGTCCGCAGATAGGCAGACGGAACTTGTCAACTGCGGCTTGAGTAAtaaagtttccagcagctccacagtccactaacgcggatacagactggtgtcaaagtcgaaaaatattgtaatgcatatgccttgtactaaccccatgcacatgcccgctgctcgtgcactcagtccgccgtgcgtgcacatatccgcaatttgcgtaggatcgctccggcgatcatgcgcgtgatatgggtatttacagcgaagtttgtgagcgcgtagagggttattagaacattacatatttaacccaaatagtgtacattttagatataactcccttgcaccacatcagcgagtatcaataggttAAACAGTTCCagtactaagagattcgcctttgcatgataggaaggatcagataaaggttggaaggtgatgtctagtatccagctgtagggtattttgagggtaacattccggtgttggttagagaaagatcgcatgttccagcgtatagttatgtgcaaaagtagaatatagatattaactgtatctactgtatattatgtatgcggcgggaatccagaggataccacccacaagagcagttggggaaagacatcgcccatctattcaaatcaacctatgacctcttctgtaatgaaaagacacatctctgtgtccaatggacaatgagattacagtgaccattgtattgtgtatgcaagttgtgtataaaaagcccattgttgcctagccggtcagaagactctgaacgctatctatgtgatgagcggaggaccggccgggttgcgcttgcgaacattctcacgtatgtacattctctgtagccattattctggttagatttatcttgttagcctgtagtgtatgatttgtactgttttaccttttggaataatccatggtggccttagaaccctgtggtttcaactacaaatcggtgttgtgtcttcactttcctgcaagggttttaaagtgtatttatctgtataaggtgtataagtattgataaggtgtacgcactgcgggtactttataccgtcagcgctacttaaggtttaaggtataacatcgttgcagtactttgctgctaagggtttaaagcgtaatcatatcattgcattgtatcattaacaaggtttaaaggttatcaattgtgtgtccgtgcgctgtgtgtactctgtacactcagcgcggcgtgtgtacgccaagtacgtaccacgtgcaggaccctgtacgcaaatagcgtacaaagtgcgtagcacgtgcattcagtctagtggccatagcggctccacggtaatagtgtatttagaggtatagctttacagtctaagataatatcagcattatcaaatgggggctcgtccggttcttcctcatacccgcagcctagcaggtttacgcagactttatctatcagcaaagggcggaaaggtatcccccgtaaaccttctcttggtcggtggatacactagtgctgattagataagcgtctgccctgcatggtttgaagggatgctggagggatccgaaaggtaagaacgcaaaagctattttaaaaggtttcaaaggataagttacagttgtgccagacaaggtaaaatatttgggacattgcttgacacaaggacttagacacctcaccgctgatagaaaacaggcgattcgcgacatgtctctgccacaaacccagcagcagatccgcacttccttggaatgtgtgggtactgccgaaactggatcccagggttctctatactggctttacctttgcaggaaatggcctcctcgaacaaaccagatcggatctctcacacagatgagtccgaactggcatttgagagacttaaacaatgcctatcacaggcacctgcattaggcatgccagattatgggaaaccttttgagttgtatggtacggaaagtgctgggtgtgcggcaggtgtcctaacccagagacatggtgatgccagcaggccggtagcttactacagtgcacagttggacactgtagcacggtctctccccacatgcttgcgaagtgttgcagcgatagctttgctagtgaataaaagtgaagatgtagtgttgggacacaacctgaccatccatacccctcatgcagtatcagccttactgaactctgcccaacccagacatgtctcatcagcacggtttacacggtgggaattagcactaatggcccctgtaaatatcaccataaagagatgcagcgcactaaatcctgcaacttatctcccaggtgtgcctggacaggcacaaagggtggaggatgagagtgatggtgaaggaggatttagtacagacactgacacacatgattgtatggaatatctgaaccaaactttcactgcaagacccgacattagtgacaacccactgaaaggcgTAGATTTAACTTTtttcactgacggtagttgccacagacagatggactcgggagacttgtgtactggatacgcagtcgtagatgacaaatgtATCAtataagctgaacccctgggcccaccgcactcagcacaagttgctgagctggttgcccttaccagagcgtgtgaattggctaagggtaagtaagccaatatatatacagattctaggtatgcctttggagtagtgcatgatttcggggccctatggcgcctccgaaatttcatgacggcagctggcacacctgtagcgcatgcatcccatataaaaaggcttctaacagcgatacaggaacctgacagagtggctattatcaagtgcaaagcccacacttacagtcaagacccagtgtcacttggtaacagccgggcagacgaagctgctaaatcagcagccagtacccccatacagacagatatcacacaactgatggtattcaataccgtcatcacacaaaaattaagtgaaatgcaaaatttgtgttctccacaggaaaaggcagtctggtggtcaaaaggatatggccaggagtcctcaggactctggacagatggacaaggtaagccagtagcccccagagcatatcttccaagcttagctgaggcggcacagggtctgactcatctgggcaaagagggcatgtgtaagctggtgagagcctactggtgtgcgccaggattctcttctcatgcgggtaagagagcaatgacatgtcttatctgcttgaggaagaatattggaaagtcaataccaacagaaccatcccatatcccgccaacagacggcccttttcaggtaatgcaaatttatttcatacagttaccaccctgcagaaatttaaaatatgtgttagtttgtattgacgtgttttcaaattgggtagaagcgttccccgctgccacaaatactgctacgttcactgcaaagaaaattgtgcaggaatttgtgtgcagatatggtatccctaggatacttgaaagcgataggggtacccattttacaggtgaagtctttcaggttatgtgcaaactgatgggaattaatagtaagctgcatactccgtaccgcccacaggcgagtgcgaaagttgaaagagtaaacagcactattaagaacaagttgagcaaagtgatggcagaaactggattgttatggccataagctttgccacttgtattgtacagcatcagaaccactcccaggtccccccttaacctatcaccctttgagattctttttggtcgacaaccccatgtaatgattgacccccaggatgatttgaaatgcaataatgaggtgactgtaaaatatatggttaagatgagccagcagttgaggaatcaaaacagaaatctaaagctggtgattcctgacctaccaaacagtaattgtcatgacattgaacctggggattatgtaatgattctaaattttctacgctcaggttgcctcattgacaggtgggaaggaccgtaccaagtcttactaaccagcatgacagcattaaaggttgccgatagagagacttgggtccactcgtcccactgtaagaaggtcgctgacccagaaagagcctgtgacaaagagcagagtgtagaggaaatcgtgtcactggagtgcctgttccgggaaggttgagaggcaggactgttgtcacggcacctgagcacagagaactacaagaccagaggcggttgtcgcacaaaatttctttttcctttttattattttctccatctcccattaccctcttttcccccttccttgctcctttttctccccccttaacaagatggacgtaccccaagagactgcattccgggttttcctgttgaccctgttgttgaccagagcagtctgtttcggtgagagtaccagagaggtcgagaaaggatccggaatgggttctgatggcaaggacggatttgtagaattccaagagcaacacatccaccgagcaaaggcaagtatcagaaaacgatctggtagtcaagaaactaggaggcactgtgaagggttattggctgagaaaaattgtatttgtagaaactgtgaaaacatagttgaggacgggtgcatccagagatgtcagtccagccttaatatcaacatggaccgtcatccattgagttattatcactcactagtgggtaaggttttaaaccaaacagaatgctgggtgtgctcacaagtacctcaaggtcagagcaagtcaggactagtaccgtatcctttaacaatagatgaggtacttgaattatggggtgggagaccggtgaacaagaaatttaatatttctaggcccc
This region includes:
- the LOC135005769 gene encoding uncharacterized protein LOC135005769, translated to MQVREVLRRLRENRLYGKLSKCTFEVPSIPFLGYVISGSYLQMDPTKLEAIANWSTPSTLKSIQRFLGFANYYRKFNRGFSTLIAPITNLTRKGADHSNWSEDDLAAFQRVKQAFMSAPVLSQPDINKPFELEVDAST